A window of the Citrus sinensis cultivar Valencia sweet orange chromosome 9, DVS_A1.0, whole genome shotgun sequence genome harbors these coding sequences:
- the LOC102616613 gene encoding uncharacterized protein LOC102616613 isoform X1 yields the protein MDANAMQQQGHEEDDEEEFALLDLDVLSGNFDIPPNAPYVLSGLDTLNPVLVIDNKIKLIGEYEETIGTCFAFAEDEAAPMVHEEAGSSELNLFSGKCIIDSNQAPRKQVKPVARLHKILKFRILLDGDVQNRTTGPSV from the exons ATGGATGCAAATGCAATGCAGCAGCAGGGTCATGAGgaggatgatgaagaagaatttgCTTTGCTTGATCTTGATGTTTTATCTGGAAATTTTGATATCCCACCAAATGCGCCTTATGTTCTTTCT GGTCTAGACACTTTGAATCCCGTATTGGTTATCGACAACAAAATAAAGCTG ATTGGCGAATATGAAGAAACAATTGGAACATGCTTTGCTTTTGCTGAAGATG AAGCTGCTCCTATGGTTCATGAAGAGGCAGGATCATCTGAACTGAACCTTTTCTCAGGCAAATGCATAATAGATTCAAATCAAGCTCCAAGAAAGCAAGTGAAACCAGTTGCCCGCCTTCATAAGATTCTAAAGTTCAGGATTTTATTAGACGGTGATGTTCAAAACAGAACAACAGGACCGAGTGTTTGA
- the LOC102616613 gene encoding uncharacterized protein LOC102616613 isoform X2, with product MDANAMQQQGHEEDDEEEFALLDLDVLSGNFDIPPNAPYVLSGLDTLNPVLVIDNKIKLIGEYEETIGTCFAFAEDAAPMVHEEAGSSELNLFSGKCIIDSNQAPRKQVKPVARLHKILKFRILLDGDVQNRTTGPSV from the exons ATGGATGCAAATGCAATGCAGCAGCAGGGTCATGAGgaggatgatgaagaagaatttgCTTTGCTTGATCTTGATGTTTTATCTGGAAATTTTGATATCCCACCAAATGCGCCTTATGTTCTTTCT GGTCTAGACACTTTGAATCCCGTATTGGTTATCGACAACAAAATAAAGCTG ATTGGCGAATATGAAGAAACAATTGGAACATGCTTTGCTTTTGCTGAAGATG CTGCTCCTATGGTTCATGAAGAGGCAGGATCATCTGAACTGAACCTTTTCTCAGGCAAATGCATAATAGATTCAAATCAAGCTCCAAGAAAGCAAGTGAAACCAGTTGCCCGCCTTCATAAGATTCTAAAGTTCAGGATTTTATTAGACGGTGATGTTCAAAACAGAACAACAGGACCGAGTGTTTGA
- the LOC102616128 gene encoding PH, RCC1 and FYVE domains-containing protein 1 isoform X2, which yields MADRYRLFSIEELPSHLIFEILTSGRLSAVDLAHLELTSKTFGGSHGLYPQKFRSLVDLAASQLCALHSIYAGMSRNVQIELLNRCNGNWKRVLRFLQSVEHSSDIVETSAGNMQITTGRYHTLLISNSSVFSCGSSLCGVLGHGPETTQCVSFTRINFPSAAHVVQVSASENHAAFVLQSGQVFTCGDNSSFCCGHRDTNRPIFRPRLVEALKGVPCKQVTAGLNFTGFLTIRGHVHTCGSNTHGQLGHGDTLDRPTPKSIAPLEEVGSVVQIAAGPSYMLAVTGNGVVYSFGSGSNFCLGHGEQHDELQPRAIQTFRRKGIHVVRVSAGDEHVVALDSSGYVYTWGKGYCGALGHGDEIDKTLPEPLSSLKSHLAVQVCARKRKTFVLVDTGSVYGFGWMGFGSLGFPDRGVSDKVLRPRILDSLRAHHVSQISTGLYHTVVVTDRGRLFGFGDNERAQLGHDTLRGCLEPTEIFIQEMEEDTGLA from the exons ATGGCTGATAGATATAGGTTGTTTTCGATCGAGGAATTGCCTTCTCATTtgatttttgagattttgacCTCGGGCCGGCTTTCTGCTGTTGACCTTGCACATTTAGAGTTGACTTCTAAGACATTTGGAGGAAGTCATGGGTTGTACCCCCAAAAATTTCGGTCGTTGGTGGATTTAGCAGCATCTCAGCTTTGTGCATTGCACAGCATATATGCAGGGATGAGTAGGAATGTACAAATAGAGCTCTTGAATCGGTGTAATGGGAATTGGAAGCGGGTTTTGAGGTTCTTGCAGTCCGTGGAGCATTCATCTGACATTGTCGAAACCTCTGCAGGCAAT ATGCAGATTACAACTGGAAGATATCACACATTGCTTATCAGTAATTCATCGGTTTTCTCTTGTGGTTCTAGTCTCTGTGGTGTTCTTGGTCATGGTCCTGAAACAACACAATGTGTTTCATTTACCCGTATTAATTTTCCATCTGCTGCACATGTGGTCCAAGTCTCAGCCTCCGAGAATCATGCTGCTTTTGTTTTGCAGTCTGGACAg GTTTTCACATGCGGAGATAATTCATCATTTTGCTGTGGTCATAGAGATACAAACCGCCCCATATTTAGGCCTAGGCTTGTAGAAGCACTGAAGGGAGTTCCTTGCAAGCAG GTCACTGCAGGGCTTAATTTCACTGGTTTTCTCACAATACGAGGTCATGTCCACACATGTGGGAGCAACACCCATGGGCAGCTTGGTCATGGTGACACTCTAGATAGGCCAACACCAAAAAGCATTGCACCGCTTGAGGAAGTTGGCTCTGTTGTTCAGATTGCAGCTGGTCCAAGTTATATGTTGGCTGTAACTGGAAATGGGGTAGTTTACTCCTTTGGTTCTGGTTCTAATTTCTGTCTTGGACATGGAGAGCAGCATGATGAGCTCCAGCCACGTGCAATACAGACATTTAGGAGAAAGGGCATTCATGTTGTTCGTGTCTCTGCTGGTGATGAACATGTAGTGGCTCTTGATTCAAGTGGATAT GTATATACTTGGGGCAAAGGCTACTGTGGTGCATTAGGCCATGGTGACGAGATCGATAAGACTCTTCCAGAACCCTTGAGCAGCCTCAAGAGCCACCTTGCTGTGCAG GTCTGtgcaagaaagagaaaaacattTGTCCTGGTTGATACTGGTTCTGTGTATGGCTTCGGATGGATGGGCTTTGGAAGCCTTGGGTTTCCAGACAGGGGAGTGTCAGATAAAGTGCTGAGGCCCAGAATCCTTGATAGCTTAAGAGCTCATCATGTTTCTCAAATCAGCACAGGTCTCTACCACACTGTTGTAGTCACTGACCGGGGACGACTATTTGGGTTTGGAGACAATGAGCGAGCACAACTTGGGCATGACACTTTGAGAGGATGTCTTGAGCCAactgaaatttttattcaagaaatggaagAAGACACAGGTCTTGCTTGA
- the LOC102616128 gene encoding PH, RCC1 and FYVE domains-containing protein 1 isoform X1, translating to MADRYRLFSIEELPSHLIFEILTSGRLSAVDLAHLELTSKTFGGSHGLYPQKFRSLVDLAASQLCALHSIYAGMSRNVQIELLNRCNGNWKRVLRFLQSVEHSSDIVETSAGNQMQITTGRYHTLLISNSSVFSCGSSLCGVLGHGPETTQCVSFTRINFPSAAHVVQVSASENHAAFVLQSGQVFTCGDNSSFCCGHRDTNRPIFRPRLVEALKGVPCKQVTAGLNFTGFLTIRGHVHTCGSNTHGQLGHGDTLDRPTPKSIAPLEEVGSVVQIAAGPSYMLAVTGNGVVYSFGSGSNFCLGHGEQHDELQPRAIQTFRRKGIHVVRVSAGDEHVVALDSSGYVYTWGKGYCGALGHGDEIDKTLPEPLSSLKSHLAVQVCARKRKTFVLVDTGSVYGFGWMGFGSLGFPDRGVSDKVLRPRILDSLRAHHVSQISTGLYHTVVVTDRGRLFGFGDNERAQLGHDTLRGCLEPTEIFIQEMEEDTGLA from the exons ATGGCTGATAGATATAGGTTGTTTTCGATCGAGGAATTGCCTTCTCATTtgatttttgagattttgacCTCGGGCCGGCTTTCTGCTGTTGACCTTGCACATTTAGAGTTGACTTCTAAGACATTTGGAGGAAGTCATGGGTTGTACCCCCAAAAATTTCGGTCGTTGGTGGATTTAGCAGCATCTCAGCTTTGTGCATTGCACAGCATATATGCAGGGATGAGTAGGAATGTACAAATAGAGCTCTTGAATCGGTGTAATGGGAATTGGAAGCGGGTTTTGAGGTTCTTGCAGTCCGTGGAGCATTCATCTGACATTGTCGAAACCTCTGCAGGCAAT CAGATGCAGATTACAACTGGAAGATATCACACATTGCTTATCAGTAATTCATCGGTTTTCTCTTGTGGTTCTAGTCTCTGTGGTGTTCTTGGTCATGGTCCTGAAACAACACAATGTGTTTCATTTACCCGTATTAATTTTCCATCTGCTGCACATGTGGTCCAAGTCTCAGCCTCCGAGAATCATGCTGCTTTTGTTTTGCAGTCTGGACAg GTTTTCACATGCGGAGATAATTCATCATTTTGCTGTGGTCATAGAGATACAAACCGCCCCATATTTAGGCCTAGGCTTGTAGAAGCACTGAAGGGAGTTCCTTGCAAGCAG GTCACTGCAGGGCTTAATTTCACTGGTTTTCTCACAATACGAGGTCATGTCCACACATGTGGGAGCAACACCCATGGGCAGCTTGGTCATGGTGACACTCTAGATAGGCCAACACCAAAAAGCATTGCACCGCTTGAGGAAGTTGGCTCTGTTGTTCAGATTGCAGCTGGTCCAAGTTATATGTTGGCTGTAACTGGAAATGGGGTAGTTTACTCCTTTGGTTCTGGTTCTAATTTCTGTCTTGGACATGGAGAGCAGCATGATGAGCTCCAGCCACGTGCAATACAGACATTTAGGAGAAAGGGCATTCATGTTGTTCGTGTCTCTGCTGGTGATGAACATGTAGTGGCTCTTGATTCAAGTGGATAT GTATATACTTGGGGCAAAGGCTACTGTGGTGCATTAGGCCATGGTGACGAGATCGATAAGACTCTTCCAGAACCCTTGAGCAGCCTCAAGAGCCACCTTGCTGTGCAG GTCTGtgcaagaaagagaaaaacattTGTCCTGGTTGATACTGGTTCTGTGTATGGCTTCGGATGGATGGGCTTTGGAAGCCTTGGGTTTCCAGACAGGGGAGTGTCAGATAAAGTGCTGAGGCCCAGAATCCTTGATAGCTTAAGAGCTCATCATGTTTCTCAAATCAGCACAGGTCTCTACCACACTGTTGTAGTCACTGACCGGGGACGACTATTTGGGTTTGGAGACAATGAGCGAGCACAACTTGGGCATGACACTTTGAGAGGATGTCTTGAGCCAactgaaatttttattcaagaaatggaagAAGACACAGGTCTTGCTTGA
- the LOC102615833 gene encoding CBS domain-containing protein CBSX5 yields MAVSLLADEVSDLCLGKPALRALSISAAIADALSALKNSDESFISVWDCNCCSNHRKPGDACECQCVGKVCMVDVICYLCKDSNSLSPSLALKQPVSVLLPQLLPPLVMHVEPSCSLLEAMDLMLGGAQNLVVPIKNRLSIKRKQQQKLSSSSLTNHNGREFCWLTQEDIIRFILSSISLFSPIPALSIDSLGIISTDVVAVDYHSPASLALEAISRSLFDQTSVAVVDSDGFLIGEISPSTLGCCDETVAAAITTLSAGDLMAYIDCGGPPEDLVRVVKERLKDKGLEGMLEHFDMSSSLMPYLSTSSSSDEESTATSKLTRSGKHSRSMSYSARMVRRAEAIVCHPTSSLMAVMIQAIAHRVTYVWVIEDDCTLTGIVTFSDLLKVFRKHLETMA; encoded by the exons ATGGCAGTGAGCTTACTGGCGGATGAGGTATCTGACCTCTGTCTTGGCAAGCCGGCTCTGAGAGCTCTGTCGATATCCGCCGCCATTGCCGACGCTCTTTCCGCGTTGAAAAACTCCGACGAGAGCTTCATAAGCGTGTGGGATTgcaattgttgtagcaatcatCGCAAGCCGGGTGATGCGTGTGAGTGCCAGTGCGTTGGCAAAGTTTGTATGGTTGATGTGATTTGTTATCTTTGTAAAGATAGCAACTCCTTGTCCCCTTCTCTTGCCTTGAAGCAACCTGTCTCTGTTCTCTTGCCTCAGCTGCTTCCTCCTCTGGTTATGCATGTGGAACCATCTTGCAG CTTACTGGAAGCCATGGATCTGATGCTTGGAGGTGCTCAGAACTTGGTAGTACCAATCAAGAATAGGCTTAGTATCAAAAGAAAACAGCAGCAGAAGCTGTCATCAAGCAGCCTCACTAATCACAATGGCCGAGAATTCTGCTGGCTGACTCAAGAAGACATAATTCGGTTCATTCTCAGCTCAATTAGCCTATTCTCTCCGATCCCTGCACTCTCCATTGACAGTTTAGGCATTATTAGTACTGATGTTGTTGCTGTGGACTATCACTCCCCTGCCTCATTGGCCCTTGAAGCGATTTCTCGGTCACTCTTTGATCAAACTTCTGTTGCCGTTGTTGATAGTGATGGTTTTCTGATTGGTGAGATCTCGCCCTCTACGCTCGGATGCTGTGATGAGACAGTCGCCGCAGCCATCACCACCCTGTCAGCCGGAGACCTCATGGCTTACATTGACTGTGGAGGTCCCCCAGAAGACCTTGTAAGGGTTGTTAAAGAAAGGCTCAAGGATAAAGGCCTAGAAGGAATGCTTGAACATTTTGATATGTCATCAAGCTTGATGCCATACTTGTCGACATCCTCATCTTCGGATGAGGAATCAACGGCGACTTCTAAGCTGACAAGATCAGGGAAACATAGCAGATCAATGAGCTATTCTGCGAGAATGGTGAGAAGGGCTGAAGCAATAGTGTGTCACCCGACGAGTTCACTTATGGCAGTTATGATTCAGGCAATTGCTCATAGAGTGACTTATGTTTGGGTTATAGAAGATGATTGTACCTTAACTGGGATTGTTACATTTTCTGACCTGTTAAAAGTTTTCAGGAAACATTTAGAGACTATGGCCTGA
- the LOC107175590 gene encoding uncharacterized protein At3g60930, chloroplastic-like, whose amino-acid sequence MSKGKEKVIEVDDDELDFLPGLLADPAFDPRIPLKPIRRNIRTSARRMSPEATTSNSDGDESSCSEDTLSKDPGEDSGEASSPEVSRLEKKKNLGGRALAENYAIDLMTCMTTTEDLIDLRTIYDILDGIHLRIPGKKDTPNRPPRGHVTLFLENFKFGMRLPLQLYFVQMLSGLHLAPSQLNPNGWRVLFSLFILWSRCCQSEPTVDEVKHLYQLKSSPKDASSWGVQYKLKHDVLKRVEIVLANSCSCRELLSTYNLFESRLIPTDLEMKNVNIAEQVTSLKTLPPPPPKAGETSGTTSGVDPISPPLPAGLKPRLPDNRPELVPYISEFSRLVSKKDLKEFDCSTLGEMVGAMQFNVIHLGCMTTYYKAKVGRYD is encoded by the exons TCGGATTCCTCTAAAACCGATAAGACGTAATATAAGGACTAGTGCTAGGAGAATGTCTCCTGAAGCAACCACTTCAAATAGCGACGGTGACGAGTCTTCTTGTTCGGAGGATACTCTAAGTAAGGACCCGGGTGAAGACTCTGGTGAAGCATCCTCACCAGAGGTATCACGActagaaaagaagaagaatctaGGGGGTAGAGCTCTAGCAGAAAACTATGCTATTGACCTCATGACCTGTATGACCACAACAGAGGACCTCATAGATCTTCGAACTATTTATGACATCCTTGATGGTATACATCTTAGGATTCCAGGTAAAAAGGATACTCCCAACCGACCTCCTAGGGGACATGTTACCCTGTTTCtggaaaattttaagtttggGATGAGGCTGCCCTTACAACTTTATTTCGTCCAGATGCTTAGTGGGTTGCACTTAGCTCCTAGTCAGCTTAACCCTAATGGGTGGAGAGTACTTTTTAGTCTGTTCATTTTATGGAGCAGATGCTGTCAGAGTGAGCccacggttgatgaggtcaaaCACCTATATCAGTTAAAGAGCAGCCCCAAAGACGCTA GTTCTTGGGGCGTCCAATACAAACTCAAGCATGACGTGCTCAAGCGGGTTGAGATTGTGTTGGCCAATTCCTGCTCGTGCAGAGAATTGCTGTCCACTTACAACTTGTTTGAATCTCGCCTGATACCCACTGACCTCGAGATGAAGAAC GTTAACATTGCGGAGCAAGTCACTTCTTTGAAGACTCTACCACCTCCTCCTCCCAAGGCCGGCGAAACTAGTGGGACTACCAGTGGCGTTGATCCTATTTCTCCGCCTCTACCTGCAGGCCTAAAACCTCGTCTGCCCGATAATCGACCAGAGCTGGTCCCTTATATCAGCGAGTTTTCTAGGCTCGTGAGCAAGAAAGACTTGAAGGAATTTGATTGCAGCACTCTAGGCGAGATGGTCGGGGCTATGCAGTTCAATGTCATTCATCTCGGTTGTATGACCACTTATTATAAGGCGAAGGTCGGCCGTTACGATTGA